In Fibrobacter sp. UWB10, a single window of DNA contains:
- a CDS encoding PDZ domain-containing protein: MNKFIKASLIAAMLAAPIMADEEFGGIGVTIYQIRDGVKVAEVIPGTPAAETKLQAGDVITAVDGVSLKGNDIEASKSMLRGQVNKPLEITYVSEGETYTATIRRAQITVKDLESSKVESWYNKAEFNAQELETFASATEDNSKQLVAVLQQGSLVASDAKVKATNLNGIYVERVKEFAPSPKVNANVKPASATLKGFSRKAISFDLKSAGTAHITILNSDGAEVASLRADNAQPGFNTLRWNGENVPSGRYLVRIDHNGSVSGKNAVLK; the protein is encoded by the coding sequence ATGAACAAGTTTATCAAGGCTTCTCTTATTGCAGCAATGCTTGCTGCTCCGATTATGGCCGATGAAGAATTCGGCGGTATTGGTGTGACCATTTATCAGATTCGCGACGGTGTCAAGGTGGCCGAAGTTATTCCGGGTACCCCTGCTGCCGAAACCAAGCTCCAGGCCGGTGACGTGATTACCGCTGTCGACGGTGTGAGCCTGAAGGGCAACGACATCGAAGCTTCCAAGTCCATGCTTCGCGGTCAAGTGAACAAGCCGCTCGAAATCACCTACGTGAGCGAAGGCGAAACTTATACGGCTACAATCCGCCGCGCCCAGATTACCGTGAAGGATCTGGAAAGCTCTAAGGTTGAATCTTGGTACAACAAGGCTGAATTCAACGCTCAGGAACTTGAAACCTTCGCAAGCGCAACCGAAGACAACAGTAAACAGCTGGTGGCCGTGCTCCAACAGGGTTCGCTGGTCGCTTCTGACGCCAAGGTGAAGGCCACGAACTTGAACGGCATTTATGTGGAACGCGTAAAGGAATTTGCCCCGAGCCCCAAGGTGAATGCTAATGTCAAGCCGGCTTCGGCAACGCTCAAGGGCTTTAGCCGCAAGGCCATTAGCTTTGACCTTAAGTCTGCAGGTACCGCTCACATCACGATCTTGAATTCTGATGGTGCTGAAGTGGCAAGCCTCCGTGCCGACAATGCTCAGCCGGGCTTCAACACTCTCCGTTGGAATGGCGAAAACGTTCCGAGCGGTCGTTACCTTGTTCGTATTGACCACAACGGCTCTGTCTCTGGCAAGAACGCCGTGCTGAAGTAA
- a CDS encoding pyrimidine 5'-nucleotidase yields the protein MVWLFDYDLTLYGTEERCVINSLDHRISLFVQKTVGGDFESAHKIRTDYLERFGTTLAGLMAMNNTDPDDFFDFIHVPDFLIYPKKAPEKLALLQSLKGPRFVFTNGRHDWSEAGMAHMGIDSAIDGVFDLKQLDWVGKPHDSAYVKMEKWLAEKLAGMGIAYPENPKEIVLLEDSLRNLEPAHRRGWTTIFVNPTTDTPNWVDYHIPHLMDLAKIF from the coding sequence ATGGTTTGGCTGTTCGATTACGATTTGACTCTATACGGAACCGAGGAACGGTGTGTCATCAATTCGCTGGACCACCGGATTTCTCTGTTTGTGCAAAAAACAGTCGGCGGTGATTTTGAGTCGGCGCATAAGATTCGTACTGATTATTTGGAACGGTTCGGAACGACGCTTGCAGGCTTGATGGCCATGAACAATACGGATCCCGACGATTTCTTCGATTTTATCCATGTGCCGGATTTTTTGATTTACCCCAAGAAAGCGCCCGAAAAGTTGGCCTTATTGCAAAGCTTGAAAGGTCCGCGATTCGTGTTTACGAACGGTCGTCACGACTGGAGCGAGGCGGGTATGGCTCACATGGGGATTGATTCGGCCATCGATGGCGTGTTTGACTTGAAACAGCTTGACTGGGTCGGTAAACCGCACGACAGCGCCTACGTGAAAATGGAAAAGTGGCTTGCCGAAAAGCTTGCTGGTATGGGCATCGCTTATCCCGAAAATCCAAAGGAAATCGTGCTGCTCGAAGATTCTCTCCGCAATCTGGAGCCGGCGCATCGCCGCGGCTGGACAACGATTTTTGTGAATCCGACTACAGATACCCCCAATTGGGTGGATTACCATATTCCGCATCTGATGGATTTGGCAAAGATTTTTTAA
- a CDS encoding metallophosphoesterase, with the protein MNNSLDFIGDVHGHCDELRALLQKLGYVESAGAFRYPGGERSVVFLGDFVDRGPNARESLNLVRAMRDAGSAIALMGNHEFNMLSFWQKNGAGGGHFLHRFKDGFLREHSFNKIAIHSRTVTSFVGHKQEFLEALEFVKTLPVYLETESFRAQHACFDVDAVAALKREGITCFADGNFDELIARANDEDFEYEDSLFVPMSTLLKGPEMPLPEGEHFTDAEGVRRIKTRIAWWLDPTKASFQELCFQPGVSMDVKADVLPSVRARKFYGENERPVFFGHYWLTGLPKLIRDNVCCLDFSVAGYRGDGRLVAYRFDGEQKLDERKFVWVEASTR; encoded by the coding sequence ATGAATAATTCCCTTGATTTTATCGGCGATGTTCACGGACACTGCGATGAACTCCGCGCCTTGTTGCAAAAGCTAGGTTATGTGGAGTCTGCAGGTGCGTTCCGGTATCCGGGCGGTGAACGGTCGGTGGTATTCTTGGGGGATTTCGTAGACCGCGGGCCCAATGCGCGCGAATCGTTGAATCTGGTGCGCGCCATGCGCGATGCCGGGTCGGCAATTGCGTTAATGGGAAACCATGAATTTAACATGCTTTCATTCTGGCAAAAGAATGGGGCTGGTGGCGGTCATTTCTTGCATCGCTTTAAAGACGGCTTTTTGCGCGAACACAGCTTTAACAAGATTGCAATCCATTCGCGGACGGTTACCTCTTTCGTGGGGCACAAACAAGAGTTTCTAGAAGCTCTTGAATTTGTGAAAACGTTGCCGGTTTACTTGGAAACAGAATCTTTTAGGGCGCAACACGCTTGTTTTGATGTCGATGCAGTTGCTGCGTTAAAGCGCGAAGGCATTACTTGCTTTGCCGATGGCAATTTCGACGAACTCATTGCCCGTGCAAATGATGAAGATTTTGAATACGAAGATAGCCTTTTTGTGCCCATGAGCACGCTTTTGAAGGGCCCGGAAATGCCTTTGCCCGAAGGCGAGCATTTTACCGATGCCGAAGGCGTTCGCCGTATTAAGACTCGTATTGCTTGGTGGCTGGACCCCACTAAGGCGAGTTTTCAGGAATTGTGCTTTCAACCGGGTGTTTCGATGGATGTTAAAGCCGATGTATTGCCGTCGGTACGTGCTCGAAAATTTTACGGCGAAAATGAACGCCCCGTTTTCTTTGGGCATTATTGGTTGACGGGTCTCCCGAAATTGATTCGCGATAATGTGTGCTGTCTAGATTTTAGTGTTGCCGGTTACCGCGGAGACGGCCGATTGGTGGCGTACCGCTTTGATGGCGAACAGAAATTGGATGAAAGAAAATTTGTGTGGGTCGAGGCCTCTACTCGATGA
- a CDS encoding deoxyguanosinetriphosphate triphosphohydrolase — translation MLQWDTLLSATRYGHPADLDPNRSDFHRDYDRIVFSTAFRRLGRKTQVHPFSVNDHVHSRLTHSIEVSSVGRSLAITVYHLIKKYLPKYINEYHFGTIVQSACLAHDIGNPPFGHAGEAAIREWFRKNRNSAPLRDLSETEIADFENFDGNAQGHRILSKLEYHFLDGGMRLTYATLGAMIKYPQLAKFGSPTSLFATEADLYRVTAYTLGIPEVETGKWVRHPLVYLMEAADDICYSILDVEDAIELGILSYGDVRGMFSYLCGPDVDIDREFQENGQNFRDFLSSVRGRAIQNLIDDVAVTFVNHYEEIMAGERVKHLTNLSRSDVMEGIRIAKRLGVERIYPDRRKTELEVGSYTTLATVLDAFINGVYDFRLNGNNSYRADRIVRLIGQAKIGQSVTVAEAYHQVLDFVSGMTDNYATYLARQIGGLAMGY, via the coding sequence ATGCTTCAATGGGATACTTTGCTTTCTGCGACGCGCTACGGGCACCCTGCTGATTTGGACCCGAACCGTTCCGATTTCCATCGCGATTACGACCGCATTGTTTTTTCGACGGCTTTTAGACGCCTTGGTCGCAAGACTCAGGTGCACCCGTTCTCGGTGAACGATCACGTGCATAGCCGCTTGACTCACAGTATCGAAGTTTCGAGCGTGGGCCGCAGCCTTGCCATTACGGTGTACCACCTGATAAAAAAGTATCTGCCCAAGTATATTAACGAATACCATTTTGGAACCATCGTGCAGTCTGCATGCTTGGCTCACGATATCGGCAACCCGCCTTTTGGCCATGCGGGCGAAGCTGCTATTCGTGAATGGTTCCGCAAGAACCGCAATTCCGCTCCGCTCCGTGATTTGAGCGAAACTGAAATTGCCGACTTTGAAAATTTTGATGGCAATGCACAAGGTCACCGCATTTTGAGCAAGCTGGAATACCACTTTTTGGATGGTGGCATGCGCTTGACTTACGCAACTTTGGGCGCCATGATTAAGTATCCGCAACTTGCCAAGTTCGGTTCTCCGACAAGCTTGTTCGCGACCGAAGCTGACCTTTACCGCGTTACGGCATACACGCTCGGCATTCCCGAAGTGGAAACGGGCAAGTGGGTGCGTCACCCGCTGGTGTACTTGATGGAAGCTGCCGACGATATTTGTTACAGCATTTTGGATGTGGAAGACGCCATTGAACTTGGCATTTTGAGCTACGGCGATGTGCGTGGTATGTTCAGCTACTTGTGTGGCCCCGATGTGGACATTGACCGCGAATTCCAGGAAAACGGCCAGAACTTCCGCGACTTCTTGAGCAGCGTGCGTGGTCGCGCTATCCAGAACTTGATTGACGATGTGGCCGTAACCTTCGTGAACCATTACGAAGAAATCATGGCAGGGGAGCGAGTCAAGCATTTGACGAATCTTTCCCGTTCCGACGTAATGGAAGGTATCCGCATTGCAAAGCGCTTGGGTGTGGAACGCATTTACCCTGACCGCCGTAAGACCGAACTTGAAGTCGGTAGCTACACGACGCTTGCCACGGTGCTTGATGCCTTTATCAACGGCGTTTACGACTTCCGCTTGAATGGCAACAATTCTTACCGCGCCGACCGCATTGTGCGACTTATCGGCCAGGCAAAAATTGGCCAGAGCGTGACGGTGGCAGAAGCTTACCACCAGGTGCTCGACTTTGTGAGCGGCATGACGGATAACTACGCCACCTACCTTGCTCGCCAAATTGGCGGCCTTGCCATGGGATACTAA
- the ccsA gene encoding cytochrome c biogenesis protein CcsA: MKKLSSLKFTVVLLIAFLLLTFWGVLAQVNAESAGLPASVAVDRFFGSYFIWILGVIPLPAFKGLAVLAAVNVLASLMFRMPRGLKNVGLWVIHIALLVLLVGGVVESEIKREYNGYRDVSIANATVSYFAVDDSLRVTPVEVDENEYVYSVHYHGRVDDVMGTSVDLYKATYDPLRFVPYAFMVLFLLGAFIHYVVKIRCKQKAQTSSVVKALPFVLMLAALPVDSHASARPIPIWEALHSDTPVLVESSVRPFDSFARGFLDNLSGRVKYKKIAAADVVRHILVSPESARHYEIFKVLRNEVLVILHLPQEKRYVSYAELAPLKDVLKLYASRNDDLAATAEMRRLYSNLLLYESVADHSAFSIVTKYSLTHSDVNPHRLKAEVLYHWLNLALFAFVAAMLAGLLASLNVAFRSLKLDTVANVFCIVTAVILTALFAMRSYVAARPPMSSLYEVVMLVALLLMCFESGAFVFCKRRSYTLMIPITLMAAALLFFAKFILEPGDTFQPISAVLNSSVFLTVHVFTIALGFAGMILSGVVAHLVLYRGAKATPLYTLMYASLVFGAVFTVLGTLLGGVWADFAWGRFWGFDPKECGALFVILWAMLALHLRAGKLVSLRGFAIINCFNVIVTFLCWFGVNLLGVGLHSYGFQSNSVIWLVAFIVVDLIMIALLTYRLRRIFAY, translated from the coding sequence ATGAAAAAACTCTCGTCTCTAAAATTTACGGTCGTTCTGTTAATCGCATTTTTGCTGCTAACCTTTTGGGGCGTACTTGCCCAAGTGAATGCCGAATCTGCGGGGTTGCCCGCATCGGTTGCGGTAGACCGTTTTTTTGGCAGCTATTTCATTTGGATTTTAGGTGTGATTCCGTTGCCGGCATTTAAAGGCCTTGCGGTGTTGGCGGCAGTGAATGTACTTGCCTCGCTTATGTTCCGCATGCCTCGCGGATTAAAAAATGTAGGCCTATGGGTGATTCATATTGCTTTATTGGTCTTGCTTGTAGGCGGTGTTGTCGAAAGCGAAATCAAACGGGAATACAACGGGTATCGCGATGTGTCAATTGCCAATGCGACAGTTTCTTATTTCGCCGTCGATGATAGCTTGAGAGTGACTCCAGTTGAAGTCGATGAAAATGAATATGTCTACTCGGTCCATTATCACGGCAGGGTAGATGATGTGATGGGAACGTCGGTGGATTTGTACAAGGCAACCTACGATCCCTTGCGTTTTGTGCCTTATGCGTTTATGGTGCTGTTCCTTTTGGGAGCGTTTATTCACTATGTAGTCAAAATTCGCTGTAAACAAAAAGCTCAAACATCGTCTGTTGTTAAAGCTTTGCCATTTGTCTTGATGCTTGCGGCTTTGCCGGTGGATTCTCATGCCTCTGCACGCCCCATCCCGATTTGGGAAGCTTTGCATTCGGACACCCCGGTTTTGGTAGAATCTTCAGTGCGTCCGTTTGATTCTTTTGCGCGAGGTTTCCTTGATAATTTGAGCGGTCGCGTGAAGTACAAAAAGATTGCTGCAGCCGATGTGGTGCGCCATATTTTGGTTTCTCCTGAATCGGCTAGACATTACGAAATTTTTAAGGTGCTTCGCAATGAAGTGTTGGTGATTCTACATTTGCCGCAAGAAAAACGCTATGTGAGCTATGCGGAACTCGCTCCGTTAAAAGATGTCCTTAAGCTTTATGCATCTCGTAACGATGACTTGGCGGCGACTGCAGAAATGCGTCGACTTTATTCGAATTTGCTACTGTACGAATCTGTGGCAGACCATTCGGCATTTTCAATTGTCACGAAATATTCCTTGACGCATTCCGATGTGAATCCTCATCGCCTAAAGGCCGAAGTTTTATACCATTGGCTGAATCTGGCCTTGTTTGCCTTTGTGGCGGCAATGCTTGCCGGTCTTTTGGCTTCGTTGAATGTGGCGTTTCGGTCTTTAAAGCTTGATACTGTTGCCAATGTTTTCTGCATTGTGACGGCCGTTATATTGACAGCCTTGTTTGCAATGCGTAGCTATGTCGCAGCCCGTCCGCCAATGTCGAGCTTGTATGAGGTCGTAATGTTGGTGGCGCTGCTGTTAATGTGTTTTGAATCGGGTGCATTTGTGTTCTGCAAACGCCGTAGCTATACCTTGATGATTCCGATAACTTTAATGGCGGCCGCACTCCTGTTTTTTGCCAAGTTTATCTTGGAACCGGGCGATACGTTCCAGCCCATTTCTGCTGTGCTGAATTCGTCGGTATTTTTGACGGTTCACGTGTTTACGATTGCGCTTGGCTTTGCGGGAATGATTTTGTCGGGGGTGGTTGCGCATTTGGTTCTGTACCGTGGTGCGAAAGCGACGCCTCTTTATACGTTGATGTATGCGTCGCTTGTTTTTGGTGCCGTATTTACGGTTCTGGGAACGCTCCTCGGTGGCGTTTGGGCTGATTTTGCCTGGGGCCGTTTTTGGGGCTTTGATCCGAAGGAATGCGGTGCGCTATTTGTGATTCTATGGGCTATGCTTGCCCTCCATTTGCGGGCGGGTAAATTGGTGTCGTTGCGTGGTTTTGCAATCATAAATTGCTTTAATGTGATTGTCACGTTCCTTTGCTGGTTCGGCGTGAACCTGCTTGGCGTAGGCTTGCACAGTTACGGATTCCAAAGTAATTCCGTCATTTGGCTTGTCGCGTTTATAGTGGTAGATTTGATTATGATAGCCCTGCTTACGTATCGCCTTCGCCGAATTTTCGCCTACTAA